GAGGGCGAGCGGCCGGAGGATACGAGGAGCACTCAAGACAGCCGCCGCGttgaggagaagaagaaaactcTCGAGGAGGTGAAGGAGGCAAAACGCCATGGTGGGGACGCTAGAGGGTGAATCGCGCaagcgcgagcgagagcttcgagcgaaggaagagaggaaagcgagagacagggagggggaggcagagagagggggagacagagagggagacagcgagggaacgcgaaaacctcgagaggaaaaccgcggtggaaaggcgagaagcaacGTGAGCAACACGGAGAGATAAGGGGAAAAGGTCGTTGAaacgaaaggcgagaagcactgcaggggaaacggagaggaaagggtAGTGGCCAAGACAGATACCGTAGCTTCCCTTTCGCGCCAGactcgctgtttctctccctctctgtctcgttaTTGCTTTGCCTTTTCGGGACTTTCTCAGGTCTCCTCCCCTTTTCGATAGTGGTGGTTCCCTCTCACCGTCCTCCAATCGAGAGGGAAGACCGACTTCGTTTCCGTGTATCTGAGCGTCGCGAGAAAAGCCCAGGGttgaagagcgacagaaagcTGCGAAAAGAGCGCGTCGACACAAGAAAGAACAGACGCTTTCGCCCGCTCGTTTCTCTAACATACACGGACGagcaaaaaaggaaacggagtcTCTTACTTGCATCGGTGAAGAGGGGAGGTCCGCCCTCCGTCGTGAGACCAAGAAAGACCGGCTATTCGTATCGAGAAAGTatgcaggagaaaaggggctGGAATACGACGGAGGCAACTCCGAAAAAACCTTTTTTCCGGCGCGGACAGACAGCCGGGCACGGATCACAGTCGGACCTCGTGTGCTTTTTATGGCGCACCACGGGACGAAAGAGTGGGCTGAAACCAGACAGCCACCCTCGAGCCTCTTGCGTCTTGTCGATAAGAACCGggcatgcacacacaaaagagaaagcaaatGGAAACGAATGAAAGATGAAAGACTGAAAAGTgaggcagagggagacacaagATCTGTTGTGGAAGACAACGAAAACGCTGGACGGTGGGTGAATCTgtggtgtacgtacagtcGCTCAACCCCCCATGAAAAGACCTTAGACCAGCACACACTCCGGAGAAAAGATTGTTCTTCTGAGGGCTTTTTCTCAAGATTCCAGAAACGCTTGAGCTTGCAtttgctctctttttttaAACCCCCGCGGTTCGGACAGTTTCAGGTGTTCCGCcgtcccttttctgcctctttttccagagtctcgtctttttcccttgACGCCGTCGCCAGTGTGCACACCTTGATACCGTCTAGCAGCCTCATGCATGGAACGCGTTTTGTgatgccgcatgcagagcaaCGACGGTCGCTGCAGATATTTGCAGTTCTCAAACAACGGTtattctctctgttttcccccctttccctttgttccttccttctgcctAATTTCCTGCTTCTCTATTGGCCCTTTTCAGCAAACAAAGATCGACAagtccgtctctcgcttcggcTTTGCGTACGGTGCCTGACAAATTTCTCCTATTCGAGAGACTTGTCTCCGTCACTTTTCCCTCtgctcgttcttcttctctccttcctcttgtcttcctcgacgcgtcatctttctccctttccttcctcttcctcccctccttcttcgtcgtcttcgttcgtttcctccgttcCCGGACCGTCCGCTTCCAATTTGCCCCGCCAAGATGGTGGTGATTGTGCTGCGCATGAAAGCCGAGCTGGAAAACGTCGAGAGCGTGGAGATCCCCGCAGGTCACACTTGGGTGCTCGACGGTCAGTCCCCCGCGCGATTCTCCGCAGAAACGGCACGCACAAACAAACCAAGAGGCTTCATTCTTCGCAACTGCCTAGTGACGCAACAGATTCGAGGCCACAGTCGCGCCGCCGCACACGCCTTGTATTTCTCGACGTCTCTCAATTGAGAACGCTTGTGCATctacacagagacagagacgaacgcgagTGAAAATGGGAATGACCACGAGGCTCGGCAAGGCCGGCATAGGCTTTCGCTGACGCCGACTGTATTCCGGGCTCATCTCTAGGCAGAGCATATTTGTGTTTTTACGCATACCACACATTAATAtcctcatatatatatcgctcCTATATttatatcatatatatatgtatattaatatacatatatatatatatgtcgacATTTATGTGTAATGGTGAGTCGGTGACCACTTTAACTTCACACGCAGAGGCGCAGTTGCCAGGGGAAAACAGGAGTCGGCTGTTACACATGTCTCtcgcgacagaagagagagagcgacaactggaggaaaacgcggaaagcgCCAGAATTCCCGGCCTAGGAAGACCGGACGCGAAAGCGGTgaggggagcgaggaaggcgccggcgCTGTGTCGGGCGAGAGATGGCGAAGGAAGCAACATTGCGCCCCACAGACTCCTTCCTTTGTCTTTCAAGGACCTAACACACACTtcttttcgctgtctctctgtgtccagTCAAGTGCCGCTTTGCgtcggtttcctcgtttcttctcagtGAAGCAaccagctggagaagacgtGCGCGAGCGCGTCACCGTGTCTGAATCCGAGACACAAGAAATCCCGAACAGCAGAGGGTAGGTGCCTGTCTGGTTGTCTTTTCCAGCGACGCGTCGTCGCTCGATTCGCGActtgtgtttgtgtgtgtttctcccgCCGCGTGACGCCTGCCgcctgtcttcgccttcgtcgcggTCTCTCTGCAAGGGGGGGGAGAGTGTTCCGGCGTGCGGCGGCGAccttccttcgtttctgcgtctctgctggGCTTTCAGGACAGCGAACTTTCTGGTGCGCTGGGACGGAAGCAAGCAAACCTCGACGCTCAATGTCCAGGATGTGAGTCGAGTGAGAAGGACACAAGAAGAGGCTGCGGACGCGATGCActcagagaaaaggaaaatgAAGATAGGCAGAGCTAATGTGCAACAGGGAGAATCAGACGTATCGGATGAGTagagagacgagcgcgagaagagagagtagaaggtgaagaagagagtgcTGAGCAAGCCacgaccgagagagaaatcaagagacaacagagagcCTGATAGCGACAGACGATGAGAGAGAAGCTCGCGAGGCAGTCCGAGACGGGAATGGCGAAACTAGTTCTCCACACAAAGAACGCGCAACAGGTGTCTGGACACATACATGCTCGGGAAGATAAAACCGCAGCTAGCGAAGGTGGGAACGTAAGCGACACAaccagaggaaaacgagagcggcACAGTAGAGTGGAATGAACAGACTGGAGGAGCTGGGCAATTGCCGACACAAGGCCATGACAGAAGCGCCAAAGAGGACACACATCCGGCAAACGTACCTGCAAAGGAAGGGCTTgtcgcgaggacgcgcgtcCGAGAGGCAATCGGAATGCATTGGATGCACAACGGACTAAGAAGAGCAGGAGTGCATCCGGTGTTCTGGGGTGTGCTTTCTCGCGATACCCGCAGGTGAAAAACGTCACGCGGCGTACGTACACAGCAGAGGACAGCGGGAAGTTTGTTCCCGTGGTCGCTTTTGAGTGCCGAGGGTgcgtcgccgttcttcgGTTGCCGCTGTGTCGAAAGGCTGTGCACTGGCGACCGTTTCTAtccttgttttttctgccggGGCCGCGTGCGCCCACTGCGTGCCGAGACGCAGGACACAGATATGCTTTTGAGGCACCACACAGTTCGTAGAGCGGACACGGCACCTAACCGCACAAGCGCGTCGCGGCACACCCGTCTGCTTATTTATGCTTACCAATCATCTCCGTCGCTGCtggttcctcttcctcgatctgtaatatatagatatatatggGGGGTTTttgctatatatatatgtatatatgtatatatgtatatatgtacatgtcGATACGTATAGCTGGACGCGTTTACTGTCGATCGGTGGATTTCTTGGTTCGTGGGACCGATTGTGTTTCCAcgcgggggggggaggggggggtgCTCGGCGGGATTGACATCCCCCCCTTTGCGCGCTGGAACGTCTGCAGACGCACGCGTATACGCGACCTCTCAGTACTAGTCGTAACACTTGCTtttgtatgcatatatatacatatgtaccgtatatacatgtgtacgCAAGTCTGTGTGTTCGCCTGTTCGTTCTTCCTGCGCCGCGCTGACTGGATATGAGGCGCGTCATGCCTgtgcaaacacacacgtgtGTCCATATAGAAACGGGCATATATGTAGTGTCGCGTCCTGCGTTCTGTAGAGGCATGCATGTGAGTATCTACTCTCTTGTGCATTCGACTGTGGACTGTCTTTTTGGTTCCAGAGTGGAGCCAGTGAAGTGGTACCCTGCAGACGGCTACGTTGTGAAGAGCAAGAAAGCAACCTTCAGAGACGTCGAGCTTTCCGAAGACTGGGTGGACTACGACCAGGTAAGGACGCGGCCGTTTGGTATGCGAGGAAAAcaaacgaaaaacgcgtttggTGTGTCCCTGTCTTCGCGTGTTCCGCGTCTTTGGCGCGCGCCGTGCAGCCACTCTGGATTTCATGCTCGCGCGGGCGtggtctctcgcgtctcgccgctcgcgtcCACGTCGttcgctcctctcgtcgGCGCTCTGTACCGtctgcggcgcgcgcgcaagACGACAACGCGAAGGGTGCACGGCGgcacacgagagaaggagtTTGCGAAAATCGtgagggaagggaaacggcAAGAACCGGAGGCATCCATTCCTTTCGTAGCACCCACATCGAAACGCCGCcccgcttttccctttccctctctgatGCTTTGTCAGGACGCCAACCTGTCAGTCGGCATCTACAACGTGGAGTGGGAGTTCCAGGTGTTGCGATGAGATTCTGGTCGTgtcctctgttcttctctgaATCTGTGCCCCAAGCGCCTGCTTTGACGCCACCCCTCGCTCGCGCCATTCCTGGCAACTGtttgcgcgtctccctctctcgtcctcacCTCCGCTTCCCGGTCTCGCTGAGGACGACATCGGCCACGATTCTCCCTCGAGCCTGtgcgcttcgctgtctgcAATCTCTGGCGTCCCTCGCACTCTCTAGGcacgcctcgccttctgccacACACTTTCGGTGTTGCGGCggctttcccgttttctctccttggcGTCTGCTCGAccttcctcggcgcctcgctgcttGGATCAGTCCTCCGTCCTCCGTCCAACACACGCTTTGCCTTCCACCTTCCCACCCGATGTCGGTCGCTGTCCTCGCTGGCCTTCCCTGGGCCCTCTGGCGGCGCGAGGAACGGTGGAAGGCCTTCGGGTCTCGCGCACTCGCGAAGCCTGGACTCGGTTCGACGCATTTGCAGattgtttctctgcctcgtcaaAAAGGGTGGGGCTCTCGCCGCACGCGATCCGTGCCGGCGGCCCCCGCTCTGTGTGCAGTTTGGGGTGTTTCTGTGCAAGCCTCAACGTCAGTGTGCTCAACCTCCACATAGACGTGTCTCGCCACACAGGTGAATACAGTCGGGTTTCCGTGAACGTTTCGCTCCTTTAGCAACACTTGAAAGCTCGACCCACTGCAGACAACGCCCCGCAGACTCAGGCCTGGCTGTGGACGTACTCCAGCCGTACACGCGCCCGTGCCTCGCCCCATACGTCTCTCTAAAAAACGCTGACGGATGTGAAAAAGCGGCGAACCGCCTCGCGACGCTGTCAATCTTCTCACCCCCGCGTCACGTTCCGCCCTTCATGCGAGGATCCAagctcatatatatatatatatatatatacatacgtatatgtagGTATCTGTTTATGTGTGCGTGCATGTCTCTTTTGTGTTTGTTCCACGGGGTAGCGATGCTGGAATGTTCGTGGATCGGAAAGCTGTTGGCTTAACCTAAAGCCTCGCGCTGTGCATTCGCACGCGCGGCGTCGTGTTCGTTTTCCGGTGCACTGCCGAAACACGAGTCCATAGAGCGCTGAGAAGTCGCCCTGGTGGTGCGTGCAGTCGCGACGCACGCCCGGGCACGCAGCAAGCGagaggctgcatgcacatcccCCTGGGCAACGCGTCTCCGGGGCTCTGGGCTCCAGACGAATCGGAGAGCACTCGCGAAAGGCTCGAGGCGCGATTCGAGCTTCAACTCACTGCACATGAGTTGTGCAGGAGACAACtgaggaaacgaggcggaCCCGTGTCCATGTggaaagcagcgagaagccgTTGCCACAAAAGACAGACAAGTGGGAAGGACACCCAGGCTGGGTCTTGCTTCGCGCAGAAACCGGCCCGCACGTGCACCTCCCTCGCCTCACCCGCCTGCTGCGTTCGTTGTTGGAAGGCTGGAAAGCCTGCAAGACGCCGCGCGCCGGTGGGCGCTCTCGACCTGGATTTTGTGCTTACCAACCGACGGGAATGGAAGAGTAAACGGGAGCGAACGAACCCCTTGGTCGGCGGTTTGCACTTTACATTGAGAGGAACAGCTGGCTGTACACGGTCCGCATTCGCACGTGGCCGGGGCCCGTGCACGGATCGAAACACATCCCCGCATACCTGGCACGCCTAAGCAAAACACAATCCTTCATCGACGAAACCCCATCTCCACATAGACACACAATACACAAACAAATGCACTTTGAATACACTTACAGCTGCACAACACCACACACGAGCACAAAACATGTGTATTTATGTAGCGCACATGACGTACgaacaaacacacacacacacaaacgtCTTCCTTGCACAAAGAGGTAAGATCACTGTCGACGTTGGTGTAACGTCCTTCCTGACCCCCGGTCGCGTTCCGAGCGGCGCGTCGACTGTTCACCTGTTTCCCTGCGACGCATGTTCGCAACTTCTGggaggcgcgcctcgcgcattcgcctgcttctctcttcgccgacCGCGTTTGCGAACCTCGTCGAAcctttctgttcctctctctctgtggagcCGAACTCGAGCGTCAGCTCGCCGCCCGCCTTCTGGGGTTCCTAGGCACTctggcgctgtctctccttgcaAGTCGTTCCGGACgcgctctttcctttcgcctcctGTACGGCGTCCTTTAGCCAGCGCCCGATTAGAGGGCCTTGCGGTCTGGGCACTACCCACCAGCTCTGGTTCTCTTCGCCGACCGCGTTTGCGAACCTCGTCGAAcctttctgttcctctctctctgtggagcCGAACTCGAGCGTCAGCTCGCCGCCCGCCTTCTGGGGTTCCTAGGCACTctggcgctgtctctccttgcaAGTCGTTCCGGACgcgctctttcctttcgcctcctGTACGGCGTCCTTTAGCCAGCGCCCGATTAGAGGGCCTTGCGGTCTGGGCACTACCCACCAGCTCTGGTTCTCTTCGCCGACCGCGTTTGCGAACCTCGTCGAAcctttctgttcctctctctctgtggcgcCGAACTCGAGCGTCAGCTCGCCGCCCGCCTTTTGGGGTTCCTAGGCACTctggcgctgtctctccttgcaAGTCGTTCCGGACgcgctctttcctttcgcctcctGTACGGCGTCCTTTAGCCAGCGCCCGATTAGAGGGCCTTGCGGTCTGGGCACTACCCACCAGCTCTGGTTCTCTTCGCCGACCGCGTTTGCGAACCTTGTCGAAcctttctgttcctctctctctgtggagcCGAACTCGAGCGTCAGCTCGCCGCCCGCCTTCTGGGGTTCCTAGGCACTctggcgctgtctctccttgcaAGTCGTTCCCGACgcgctctttcctttcgcctcctGTACGGCGTCCTTTAGCCAGCGCCCGATTAGAGGGCCTTGCGGTCTGGGCACTACCCACCAGCTCTGGTACAGCATGGCGAATCCTTTGATGCCGATGGCCatgaagaggagaagcacgACGTCGACGGCCCAGACGTAGACTTCCGGATTCACCGTTGCGCCGTACACCCTGCCGGCGAGGCCGTACTGCTGGAAGAGGTCTTCCGCGGAAGCGACGGCCAAGGCGCCGAGCTGCTCCGGGTCTGTGGAGTCGGCGGCTTGGCCGGCACCGCCTTGCGCAACTCCCTCtccggaggcgaagcggtAGTCGCGCATCACCTCGATGGCTGCGGCctcgaaggcgaggaagaagggacagatgTAGCTCATCCAGCAAATCCAGAAAGGCATGCTTTGTGGATTCGTGGAGAACCCGTTGACGAAGATGAAGATCATGAACAGCACCGACGTCACGCTGTTGGCGTGCGCGAAGGAGGTGCTCGCGAGTGTGGCGAGGTAGAACGCGCCGTCCACCACCAGGTAGGCAAGAATAGAGACAAACAGCGAGAACGGCAGCGTCGCCCACTCGAAGCCGGCGAGGACCCAGAGAATGCAACAGAGGACGACGTCGGAGCCTGCGATGATGCAGGTCGTGACGCAGGTCGTGCCGAGGTAGTGCGGCTCCGGCGAGTAGTACCCCCCACTGGCTTCCATGATGAACTGCGCCTTCTGCTGGACATACAGAGGGATCGTCCAGAGGGCTGAGGCGCACGcgcagaagacaaagagataCAGGGCGGACAGCTGGTAGTACGGCGGCTGCCGCTGCCGTACGCCCAACATCACCAGGCCGAGGATCGCTCCCTCCACGACTGCGTCGGCGTAAATCGCCGCCACCGTGCTCCGGTCGCGCAACCACAGGCGCGCACTGCGCCGCGCAATCGTCGAAAACTGAGTCCACCAACTCGGGCCGTGAAGCAGCTCGGCCGCTTGCGCTCCCGCAACCGGCAAGACCCcgcgcgacgacggcgacgcggccTCTGGCTCCGACTCGGAGCGCGAACACCCGGATCCCTACGGAACAAAacacgcggaagagacgcgaatgATCAAACAGTAAAAAGGACATCGAGCAACACAACCTCCCACAGACACGCGGCCGTTGCGTGTCACACACGTCGCGCGATTGCTGCACACACGTCGCGATCGTCGCGACTGACCGGCAGCACACAAGCACATCGATACAGCTGCCGACTGACACGAACACCTGTCACATCAACACCTTTTACccaccatatatatatatatatatatgtatttgtatgtCTGCGTATGTATCTGTCGTTCATCTACACCTATGTGTATCTCTCTATCAACGGAAAACTCTACATTCCTACGCTATTCCGGACATTGATCTCTTTCGTGAGATACATATATGCCTGTGTAGCTACACGTTCGGCTCTCCGCGCCTGACGTCCAAATCGTCCCTCTCCCTGCCAGCCTCCCCCCGGTGTCTCCCCACATGGTGTCACTTCACGGTGtccccggtgtctccgcacaAAATGTCTCCCTTAGTTGGCAAACTGGAGCGTGACGCACTCTGGTTCCTGTTTGTCCCTTGGCGTCGCtctgcgcggcctcgccccgcagcgcttcggcgacgcgcgcctTGACGCCTGGGAGCTCTCGCGCTGCGTAGAGGGCGGCGAGCCTCGCGGGGAATCCCTTGTGTGGGGAGACGAGGTCACTGAGGTAGTCCGCGGGGTTTTGGTGGagcggaaaggcgaagccCCAGCTCTCGAAGCACGGTTGACAGCTGACGACTTTCCCGTTGTAGGCGCAGCGGCCTTCGCAGGAAAGCAGAATCAGGTTGTCGAACAGCGAGAGGATCTGCATCGACGGCTGGTGAATGACGGCAACGACCGTCACACTGTACACGTCGCACAACCGCCGCAACGTGCGAACGACGGCCAGCGCGTCAGCAGCCGACAAACCCGTTGTCGGCTCGTCGCAGAGGAAAATCTGAGCGTCGCTCATCAGACCTAAACAGAAAAGCgacaggcgacgccggcggTGACGGAACGCAGACGTGCACGCACAGGGACGGAGGCAAAACGCCTACAAAAAAGACAGCACCAAAGCTGGTCGGGAACGCACGTCGCTACGTGGCAGATGCACCCCAAACTGAATCCTGACGTGCGCAAATTCTTTTACCTCGACGCGTAGCTCTGTAGACAAAACAGCGCTCAGAGACGCAACCTAGAGATACGACCAAGGACGCATGGAGCCTCAcctgcacatatatatatatatatatatatatatatatataaatacggatatatatatatatatatatacatatacatatatatacatatggcAGAGGAGGTTTGGTTCGTACCGAGGCCTAGAGTGACTCTTCGTTTTTGGccgccagagacgccgcggatAGCCTCGTTCCCCACCGGACTATCGGCCACGGCCTGGAGCCCCAAGACGCGCAAGGCTTGGTCGGTGTACGCGTCAGCagctctctgtctttctgtcgGATCTTGAATCGCCGCGAAATTCATGCGCAAGTCCCGCGAAAATTCCAAACACTCCCGCACGGTCTCCTTCCCGTCGAAGATGTCCTCTTGCTGAACAAAGGCCACTCGCTGGGAACGCACACACAAGGACAAGGCGCCCGACACGAAACGCTgacgcgacgcagcggcgccgcgggcgaggccgcgcacgcgtgcatgcgcaaacGATTTCCGCCCTCCGCAAAGACCAGAAAACCCGCCGTTCGCTGCGCCTCCATGTCGGCCactctcccctttccctccAGCCTGTATTTGTCTTCCGCACCTCTTTGTCTGCCGCACCTCTttgtctgccttctcgccttgcctcggcttcgttttctccctcgagttccctctcccttcctcgcttggTCTCGACATTTCTCTGTGTCCGTGCGTCCGCTATCGGTGGCGTCTCGACGTCCCCGCTGCCTCTTACTCGGTTGAACGTGCGGTCGCGGGGCTTCCCGTTCACAAACACCTCGCCGCCGCTTTGTCGCGCCGGCGCGCGGTTGGCTAACAAGTTGAGCAGCGTCGTTTTCCCGCACCCGCTTGGACCCATCACCGCCGTCATGGTGCCTGGGAGAAGCCACGtgccgcgagagacaaacgcgaatCTTCCACACTCATCGTGGACCGAGTAAACCGAATCGCTAAAGGATGGGTGGTACGCGAAAGCGTGGCGCATCCGTAAAGCAGAGACGGCTAACGCTCTACACAAACACCCTTTCCACGGCCCTCCACAAGACGCGTTGGCGACATGGGCAGATGGAGATACACCCAAGTGCAGGTTCACAGCTCTTCGGAGAGATCCAGATGCAGAGCCAGTCGCAGCTGGAGAGATGTAAACAGGCAGACACGGATATAGAAGGACACCGTTTTTGACATACATCGGTCGCTGCAGATACAGAGACATCCACAACTAGACATAGGGAAAACGAGTTATGCAGAGAGatgcatacgtatatatatatatatatatacatatatatatatatacatatatgtatatatatggctgTATAAACGAACGAAGTGGCGGTGAGCGCCGGCGGCGCTTTGGCGGTTCCGGTCATTCACGTCGGCATATTTTCGACTGCGTGCCCCGGGTGCTTACCCGCGTCAAAGACTGCAGAGAACGGATGCAGAATCGTCTGTCGCTCCGGGCTGTCCTCTTTATCTTGTGTGGCTTTCTCCGCAGTCGCGACGTCTTCGCTTGTTGCCCGTTCGCGTTTGCCACTGCACGCTCCGGCCTCTTTCAAATGTGCACGGTCCAGAcctcgctgcgcctccgcgttcgcctcctccctgGCGCCGCCCGCGTCCCTCTCGTTGCAGGTCGCATCCACGCGCCTATCCTGCACGTCACTGGGTGGACTCGGGACGTACTCTTGCTGCCTGCCTGCCGCGCGCCGCCGGCAGCCGA
The sequence above is a segment of the Neospora caninum Liverpool complete genome, chromosome IX genome. Coding sequences within it:
- a CDS encoding c1orf123, related; the protein is MAHHGTKEWAETRQPPSSLLRLVDKNRACTHKRESKWKRMKDERLKTNKDRQVRLSLRLCVRCLTNFSYSRDLSPSLFPLLVLLLSFLLSSSTRHLSPFPSSSSPPSSSSSFVSSVPGPSASNLPRQDGGDCAAHESRAGKRRERGDPRRSHLVKQPAGEDVRERVTVSESETQEIPNSRGASGVLGCAFSRYPQVKNVTRRTYTAEDSGKFVPVVAFECRGVEPVKWYPADGYVVKSKKATFRDVELSEDWVDYDQDANLSVGIYNVEWEFQVLR
- a CDS encoding putative ABC transporter, with translation MAAAVLSKSSGVPGGSSLSPFPSGDESGIPTAERQRPSQPTPRAALETGAERHEGDAAPAEPRGSNSTACGEEDEASWSQRERNADGKRDRRPSDARETLKGALAPDRLRVEKSETPHNEGEKCEQTQALRQGRSTEASSEEQEARLPEGAGEEQRGDTGAQRPTAECAVFVDQGGMPGANGTGKDETPACEARPCSLERGKGERDEAEPEDDAAWHSRHLRPFGPCTVVVKDICFTLPPKRDSKKSHALRRCWAAVWAFLVFSKYVLTLTVQRLGCRRRAAGRQQEYVPSPPSDVQDRRVDATCNERDAGGAREEANAEAQRGLDRAHLKEAGACSGKRERATSEDVATAEKATQDKEDSPERQTILHPFSAVFDAGTMTAVMGPSGCGKTTLLNLLANRAPARQSGGEVFVNGKPRDRTFNRRVAFVQQEDIFDGKETVRECLEFSRDLRMNFAAIQDPTERQRAADAYTDQALRVLGLQAVADSPVGNEAIRGVSGGQKRRVTLGLGLMSDAQIFLCDEPTTGLSAADALAVVRTLRRLCDVYSVTVVAVIHQPSMQILSLFDNLILLSCEGRCAYNGKVVSCQPCFESWGFAFPLHQNPADYLSDLVSPHKGFPARLAALYAARELPGVKARVAEALRGEAAQSDAKGQTGTRGSGCSRSESEPEAASPSSRGVLPVAGAQAAELLHGPSWWTQFSTIARRSARLWLRDRSTVAAIYADAVVEGAILGLVMLGVRQRQPPYYQLSALYLFVFCACASALWTIPLYVQQKAQFIMEASGGYYSPEPHYLGTTCVTTCIIAGSDVVLCCILWVLAGFEWATLPFSLFVSILAYLVVDGAFYLATLASTSFAHANSVTSVLFMIFIFVNGFSTNPQSMPFWICWMSYICPFFLAFEAAAIEVMRDYRFASGEGVAQGGAGQAADSTDPEQLGALAVASAEDLFQQYGLAGRVYGATVNPEVYVWAVDVVLLLFMAIGIKGFAMLYQSWWVVPRPQGPLIGRWLKDAVQEAKGKSASGTTCKERQRQSA